TGCGTTGTGCCGCAGTGGGAGTTGGAACGGCGCATCGCGCTTATTAAGGATGCGGGTTACGATGGTTTTGAAGCCCATCAGCCGTCCGATGAGGGAGAGGCGCAGCAGATCAAAGCGCTTGCTGCGAAGTATGGGCTCGTGGTGCACAGCGTCATGGGCGGGACGCATTGGCGTTTGCCTCTTTCCGCTCCCGACGATCAAATCCGGCGGCAAGCCATAGAAGGCGTGGAACAAGCGTTGCATTTTGCGGCTGTCATGGGTGCCGAAGGTGTTTTGGTCGTGCCTGCCGTCGTCAACGAGCAAACCGATTACAAAACTGCATGGGAATTGTCCCGACAATCGCTGAAGCAGTTGGTCGGTGTTGCCAAGCGGTTGGGCGTGCAAATCTGGGTGGAGAATGTATGGAACCGCTTTTTGCTGTCCCCGCTGGAATTCGCTGCCTACATTGACGAGTTAAACGGCGCCGCTGACTCTGACGGCGACGGGATCGTCGGCGCCTACTTTGATGTCGGCAACATTCTCGCTTACGGCTACCCGCAGCAGTGGATTCGTCTGCTGGGCAAGCGCATCAAGCGCGTGCACCTGAAAGATTTCCGTATCAATGAGCATCGGTTTGTTTACTTGCTGCAAGGCGATGTGAACTGGCGGGCGGTGATGGAAGCGTTGCGGGAAGTCGGCTACGATGGTTGGCTGACGGCAGAGTTGCCGCCTTACCCGCACGCCCCAGACCAAATGGTTTTTGACACTGCCCGCCACATAGACCGCATTATCGCCGGACAGGTGTGATCGCTTTGGCAGGTGGCAACGATGGGACGGCAAATTCTCTGGGCGCCTTGGAGGTTGGCGTATGTGAAAAGTGCGCATGAACAGCGGGGCTGTATCTTTTGCGAGAAGGTATGCCAGAACGATGATCGCACCAACCTCATCGTGGCGCGTTTCGCCCACACCTTTGTGATCTTGAATGCGTTCCCTTACAACAACGGGCATTTGATGGTCGTTCCCTATCGCCATGTCCCCAACTTGTCAGACTTGCGTGACGACGAATTGGCGGAGTTGATGAAGACCACGCAAATTGCGGAACGCGTGCTGCGAGCGGCACTGAACCCGCAAGGGTTCAACATCGGCATGAATTTAGGACGGTGCGCCGGTGCAGGTATTGAAGAGCATTTGCACATCCATGTCGTGCCCCGTTGGCATGGGGATACAAACTTTATGCCTGTGATCGCGGATGTGAAGGTGCTGCCGGAATTGCTGGGGCAGACTTACGAGCGGCTGCAGCCGTTGTTCGCACAATATGCCGCCGGTCAAAAGTGAACCGTTCGCCTGCTGGGTTTGTCTATCTAAGTAGCGGCGTTGAAGCTGTCCGATCAAGGAGGTGCCCGTCATGTGCACGAGACGCTTACACCGTTGGATATGGGGCGTCACGGCGGGTGCTGTGTTGATAGCCAGCGCGGCTGTGTTGCAAGCCCAATTGGGAAGCATCTTGAAAGGGGGCGCCATTGTGCTCCTTGTGCGCCAATTTGGCAAGCAAATCAATGACGGCATCAACACGGCACTGCAGAACCGCAAGTGGGAAAACCGCCAGGCGACGAAAGTTGTCCCCATCGTCAGCATCGGTAGCGGCGCTTACGCTGGTGCCGCGCAAGTTATCGGTGACGAAAGCGAAGTGCAGCGCGTGGAAGCCGTCGCTCAATTGGAATTGGATTTGCCCGGTAGGGCGCGAGCGCGCGTGCTCATCCCCGTTGACAAAGTCGGGTTTAACCCCTCGGAGTTACAGCGTGTTTACGGTGTCGGTGTTTCAGCGGTGATTGACCTGCGGTTGTAACAACTTGGTGTGAGGCACACACCTCTGCGCGGTCTGCGCCACAATGTTGGTGAGCGCCGATGGACGGAGGTGTGTGCCTTTATGGCGACAGCGCAGCGGGTCACGACAGGCGTGCCTGGTCTGGATATCGTGTTGGACGGCGGATTGGTGCCTGGGGCAACCGTGCTGGTGCAGGGTTTGCCCGGTGCAGGTAAGACGACATTGGGGCTGCAGTTCATCTACCACGGTGCGGTGCAGTGTCGGGAACCGGGGTTGGTCGTGAGTTTTGAGGAGTTCCCCGCACAGATGTTACGGGATGTGCGCAATTTTGGCTGGGATTTTGAGCCGCTTGTCCGCTCCGGCGCCGTGACCCTGATCGCGACATCGCCGCAGGCTTTTTACCAACAAATGCGCGACCCCAATAGCGACATCAACCGGTTGCTCAACGAAGGCAAAGTGCGCCGCGTGTTGATTGACAGTTTGAGCCACTTCCAACGGCTCACCAACGACCCCGTAGAGTTGCGCGAGATTCTCAACAGCCTGTTGAACCGTTTGCGCCAGACGGAAGTTACGGCAATTCTCACGCAGGAAGTGCGATGGAGCGAGGGGGAAGTGTCGCTGGAGCAATACGCTGTGGATACGGTCATCCAACTCTTCTTTGAACCCATCAACCGCGTCCAACGGCGGCGTTTTTTGGAGGTGCTGAAAGCGCGGGGGCAATCGTTTCAGACGGGGCGGCACGGGCTGGAAATCACCGACCGCGGTTTGCGGGTCTATCCCGTTCCGATGCCGCGAGGGCACGAACGCCCCTTAACGATGCACCGTGTCCCGACAGGTGTGCCGGGGTTAGACCGCATGTTGGGAGGTGGCTTCTTTGAAGGGTCCGTTGCGCTGGTCGCCGGCGAAACTGGGACGGGCAAGTCCACTTTGGTGCGCCAATTCATCGCCCACGCCGTCTTGAATGGTGAAAAGGGCTTGTATGTCAGCCTGCGGGAAGATTCCCAGCGAATCTTACAAAGCGCGCGGACGATCGGCATTGATTTGGAGCCGGCTCTGCAGCACGGACATCTGACGATTCACTATGTCAGCGGCGATGTCGACCCCTATCGGTTGTTTTGGGATGTCAAGGCGCTGTTGGAAGAGCACGCGGCGGTGGGGCAGCCCATTCGTCGCGCCGCTATTGACAGTTTGTCGGATTTGGCGGCGAATTTTCCCGACCCCAATTATTTGCCGCACTACCTTCAAGCCTTTGTGGAGTTGTTCACGGCGCACGGTGTGACCGCAGTGTTCACCTTGAGCGTGACGACCGCAAACAGTGCTGAGCATTCGCCCCTTGACCCCGACTTGGTGCGGGGGTTGGACTGCATCCTGATGTTGCGCTACTCGTTAGTGCACGACCATGTGCGCAAGGTCATGACGGTCGTGAAGATGCGGGGCAGCGAGCACGATACCGGTGTCCGCACCGTGCGCATCAACCCTGGTGAAGGCATGTTGGTGGAAACCGGCTTTGAAGGGATGCCGTCCTTTTTGCGCAAGCTCCAACAATTGGCGCAAGAACAACAAAGCGGCGAAATGGCGATTTCTGAAAAACCCTGAGCCGGGCGCATCGCCGGGGAGGCAACGGGCACATGGTGCCGACCGAAGTGCAGGTGTGGTTGGACGGCGTTGTGGGCTGGCTGCGCTTCTGGCTGTTACCACGCTTCGGACGCGCGCTGCTCATCGCTTTCGCGGCGTGGTTGGTCGCGCGGTGGATGGAAGGGCGTTGGCACGCTTGGTTGCGCCCCTTGATTATCGCTGCCCGTGATCGCGAGCCGGCGGAAATGCTGTGGCGGCGCGTCCGCCTCGTGACGCTGCCCACGACGGTGACCCGCATCCTTGTCAGCGGCGTTGCGTTGTGGTTGATCGCCGAGATGTTTGGTGTGCCCCGCCTCGCCGTGCTGTGGGCGGCGGCGACGGTGACCTTGTCGGTGCTTTGGGCTGGTCGGCACCTCCTTGCTGACCTCGCCGCCGGCTATTCCTCCCTCATAGATGACACGCTCATGAGGGGTGACTACATTGAGTTGCCTTTCGCTGAGGGCGTCGTGGAACGGGTCACTTGGCTGAGCGTCTTCCTGCGCCTTGACGACGGCAGTTTCGTTATCGTTCCACACCGCGTGGTGCGGGGCACAGCGGTTAAAATCCGCCGTCAACGGTCAACACCGAACATAGCGACGACTGCAGGAGGGTGAAGACGATGCCCACATTTATCCGCGACCCCATCGTCCGGTTGATTGCTCTCACGCATTTTCAGCCGCCCGACGATTTGAATGAGTTTCAAGTCTGGCACACAGACACCGACAACGAACCGCAGCAACTCATTGAGGTCGCCGGGCGCACTTGCTACGCCAGTTGGCACAACCCCTCCGGGCGCACCAACGCCCAATACATCGCCAACTTGCTGGCGCAAGGGCACCTGTCGGTCATTGAACACGCCGTCGCCAGTTTTTACATTCGGGGCATCAGCCGTGCCTGCAGTCATGAAATCGTTCGTCACCGGCACTTTTCTTTTTCCCAACGCAGCACGCGCTATGTGGACGAAAGTGAGAGCAGCTTTATCATCCCCGAGTGCATCGCTGAGGACCCCGAAGCGCTGCGCATTTTTACTGAAGCCGTCACACACACGCAAGAGGCTTACCGAAAACTTTACGCCTTGCTACAGGAAAAGTTTGCGGGGGTGGACGACAAAACGCTGCGGCGCAAAATGGCACGGCAAGCGGCACGGATGGTGTTGCCCAACGCGACGGAAACGGCGTTGGTCATGACAGGCAACTTTCGGGCGTGGCGGCACTTCATTCGGATGCGGGCAAGCCGTTACGCTGATGTAGAAATCCGCAAGGTGGCTATCGCCGTCTTGAAGGAGTTGCAAAAAGTTGCCCCTGCTGTGTTCGGCGACTTCAAAACTGTCCCCCTTCCCGACGGCACAGAGGAAGCCGTTTCGGAGTATCAGTGGGAGTAGAGGGCGCAACAATTCACATTCAAGTGGGCTTCGCCATCGGGTTGCAGGGGTTCATGGACGAGGGGTAAACGCGTTCACCGGAGGCAACAGGGTGCGAGCCGGCAGTTTCATCCCGTAGTGGTCGGGGTGTCCGGTCAACGCGGCGATGACGCACACCATGCCCATCGGGGTATCTACATGGTCAACCGTTGCGATACCTGTCCCGCGCAGCCACTCTACCGGTGAGCCGTTTTGCGTCGTCGTTGTTTCGCAGGCGACGGTGCGCACACCGACATTGTGGAGCGCTTGCACGAACGGTAAGTCAACAGCTTGCACTTGCTCCTTCTCGCGGGGCTGCTGAAACGCCACGAACACGACGGCAGATCCCAGCGGCGTCGTCAAATTGCCTGCAACTTTCGCCCACCCCAGAGCCGTCAACGCGTTCATGCGCCTTTCGGTGTCACCATAGCGCACCAGCAACGCCAACCGCTTCCAAACACCCGCCCGCAAAGCGTCTTCTGGCACATCATCGCCGACCACGAGCCCTAACTGTCGTGCCGCTGTTCGCCACGCGTTGATGTCCGCAGCCGCGATGATGTCAGGCTGAAAGGTGATGGTGGCAGGCACTTGGGCACCTGCACGGAGCAAAGTCTCTCGCACCCGTTCTATCACACCGTTGTCGGGGTCTGGCGCGCAAACAACGAGCGCGATATTGCGGAACATCAACCGACGGTCGACGAGAATGGGCAGCGCTTCCGTGAGCCACCGCTGCATTGTCGTCCAATGGCGGTCGGTTGTGGCTAAGCGTGCTTCCAGCTCCCGAATACGCTCATCCCGCCACCCCAATTCGCGTGACAATCGGTCTTCCAAGCGTCGGATTTGTCCTTCCAAGCGTCGCGCCGTCGGCTCGCGGGTCAACCCGATGCCGACCAAGACGCCCAGCCCAAAGAAGATGAGGGTTGCGACCAGAGTGCCGACATACAACCGCCAATCTATACCCATCACTCTTTTGCCCCCGTCTGCCTTGACGCGAGCGTCCGTGCCGTCGCAGCGCCGACACCGTGCGGGTAGTTTACTGCGGTCAGTGGTGCATGCCGACGAAGCCTGCCAAATGCACCCGTAGCCACAGCCAAAACAGCCGCCAGTAAGTTTGCAAGTTGGGCGAAAGGGCGACGAGCAGACTACCGACCAGCAATCCCGTGCCCGTTAGGGCGGCAATATGCCACCAGCGCAACCCACTCCCATGCAGGGCGCTGACGCCTTTGGCGTCCACGAGTTTGTGTCCGACGCGCAACCGCACGAGAAAGGTGCTCGCCATCCCCTTGCGCCCTTTTTCCAGAAACTCCACCAGCGACGCGTGGGTGCCGACGGCGACCAGCAACTCAGCGCCCGCCGTGTAGGCTAAAAGCAACGCGGCGTCTTCACTTGTGCCACCGACGGGAAAAACATGCGCTGTCAAGCCCAACTGGCGCACCCGTTCCAAGCCTGGTGCTCGCCCGTCCGGGTAAGCGTGGACGATCAGCTCTGCCCCACACCGCAGCGCCCGCTCCGAGACGCTGTCCATGTCGCCGACGATGATGTCGGGGCGCCAGCCCAACTCCAATAACGCGTCAGCGCCGCCGTCCACGCCGATCAAAACGGGGCGCCGGTCGCGAATATAATGGCGGATCGCCATCAGGTCGTCACGATAGCGATGACCGCGCACGACGATAAGGGCGTGTCGCCCCGCGATGGGCGTCCGCAACGGTGGCAGCGGGATAGGTGCTGCCAGCAACCCCTTGCCTTCCCGACGCAAGTAGTGCAGGGTATTTTCCACAAACCCTTCCAGTGCCGTTGTCAGCCGCTGTTCCGCTTCTTGCAACCGCTGGCGCACTTGCTCTTCCGTCAGCGGGCGTAACGGCAATTGGGTGCCGTCTTGCTGCACGATACCCCGCTGCAGGTCTACGACCGTTACCTTACCTTCCCGTAGCCGATCAAAAGCGTCACCGTCCACCAAATCGGCGACAGGGACGCCGCGTTCCAGCAACACCAACGCCCCGGTCGTCGGGAATTTGCCCGAAAGGGTCGGAGCGGCGTTCAAGACAGCGGCGACACCCGATTGCGCCAACGCGTCGGCGGCGACAGGGTCAAGGTCTTCGTGGGCAAGCAACGCGATGTCGCCCTTGCGCAACCGTCGCACCAAGTTTTTTGTCCGTCGGTCTTTGCGCAATGTCCCGACGATGCGCATCTGACCATATCACCGTGCTGCAATCATGCCACACTTTGCCCACGACCGCTGAAAAAGAGCGTCGCGCGACGCAGTGCCAACGCGGCGCTAAAGGGGGTGAGGGCTGGTGCGGTTTGGCGGCTTTCTGCCCGGTGTCGCAGCGGAATGGTTTGGTTTTGCCGACTGGTGGGACGCGCTGACCTTTCAGTTGGAATGGGCGCAACGGTTGGGCTGGCGCTGTTTCGTGCCCAACGGGTTCGGCAGTTGGACGCTGGAACAGCAACGGGAAACGGTGCGCCAAATGTGCCAACGGGATTTGCTGCTACCCGGCTTGGGCGCCTACCACTTGAACTTGCTGCATCCCGATCCCGATGAGCGGGCGCAAAATGTGCGGCGCATCATCGCGTTGGTGGAACGGGCGGCGGCGTTGGGTATCCCGACAGTGGACACCATCGCGGGCGTGTGGCATCCCGACGGCGGGCACTTGTTCTATCGGCACAACAAATCGCCAGAAGCGTGGGACGCCTTCGTGCACGGGGCAAAGGAAATCTGCCGCGCTTGTCGGGGCACGGGCGTCCGCTTCACCGTTGAGCCTTACATCACGACGCTGCTGGACAGCCCAGCGGCGTTGCGCAAAGCCGTTGAGTTAGTGGACATGCCTGACGAATTGGGTATCAACTTTGATTTGGTCAACATGGTCGGCTACGAGCGCTACCACGACATTAACGCCCTCGTTGACGAAACGATAGAAGCCGTCGGCGCGCATATCGTCTTGGCGCATCTGAAAGATGTGCGCTATCTGCCCGATTTGTCGCTGCGTGTGGACGAAGTGGTGCCTGGCGAGGGGGCAGTAGATTTCGTCTACTGGTTGCGACGGCTGGGCGAATTGGAACGACGCAACGGGAATGAATTGCCCGCGCTCATTGAGCACCTGCGGACGATGGACGAAATGGTGCGGGCGTGGCGACACATCCGCCAATGCGCTCAAACCGCCGGCGTTTTGTAGGGACGGGGCGTAACGAATGCAGTGGGGCATTGTCGCCGATGACTTAACAGGGGCTGCCGATGTGGCGCTGCCGTTTGCGTTGCGCGGCGCAACGACTGTCGTGGCGTTGATGCCGACGAAGTTGTCCGCTGCGGATGTGGATGTAATAGCGGTTGACGCCGACGCTCGATGGCGCACCCGTTCGCAAGCAGCCCAGCGCATCGCGCAATGCGTCCGTCAATTGCCCGCTGC
This region of bacterium HR17 genomic DNA includes:
- the ulaE gene encoding L-ribulose-5-phosphate 3-epimerase UlaE codes for the protein MRKNVRVSESPCDLKGVMEVRKAICLSCVVPQWELERRIALIKDAGYDGFEAHQPSDEGEAQQIKALAAKYGLVVHSVMGGTHWRLPLSAPDDQIRRQAIEGVEQALHFAAVMGAEGVLVVPAVVNEQTDYKTAWELSRQSLKQLVGVAKRLGVQIWVENVWNRFLLSPLEFAAYIDELNGAADSDGDGIVGAYFDVGNILAYGYPQQWIRLLGKRIKRVHLKDFRINEHRFVYLLQGDVNWRAVMEALREVGYDGWLTAELPPYPHAPDQMVFDTARHIDRIIAGQV
- a CDS encoding AP-4-A phosphorylase produces the protein MGRQILWAPWRLAYVKSAHEQRGCIFCEKVCQNDDRTNLIVARFAHTFVILNAFPYNNGHLMVVPYRHVPNLSDLRDDELAELMKTTQIAERVLRAALNPQGFNIGMNLGRCAGAGIEEHLHIHVVPRWHGDTNFMPVIADVKVLPELLGQTYERLQPLFAQYAAGQK
- the kaiC_2 gene encoding Circadian clock protein kinase KaiC; this encodes MATAQRVTTGVPGLDIVLDGGLVPGATVLVQGLPGAGKTTLGLQFIYHGAVQCREPGLVVSFEEFPAQMLRDVRNFGWDFEPLVRSGAVTLIATSPQAFYQQMRDPNSDINRLLNEGKVRRVLIDSLSHFQRLTNDPVELREILNSLLNRLRQTEVTAILTQEVRWSEGEVSLEQYAVDTVIQLFFEPINRVQRRRFLEVLKARGQSFQTGRHGLEITDRGLRVYPVPMPRGHERPLTMHRVPTGVPGLDRMLGGGFFEGSVALVAGETGTGKSTLVRQFIAHAVLNGEKGLYVSLREDSQRILQSARTIGIDLEPALQHGHLTIHYVSGDVDPYRLFWDVKALLEEHAAVGQPIRRAAIDSLSDLAANFPDPNYLPHYLQAFVELFTAHGVTAVFTLSVTTANSAEHSPLDPDLVRGLDCILMLRYSLVHDHVRKVMTVVKMRGSEHDTGVRTVRINPGEGMLVETGFEGMPSFLRKLQQLAQEQQSGEMAISEKP
- the thyX gene encoding Flavin-dependent thymidylate synthase, coding for MPTFIRDPIVRLIALTHFQPPDDLNEFQVWHTDTDNEPQQLIEVAGRTCYASWHNPSGRTNAQYIANLLAQGHLSVIEHAVASFYIRGISRACSHEIVRHRHFSFSQRSTRYVDESESSFIIPECIAEDPEALRIFTEAVTHTQEAYRKLYALLQEKFAGVDDKTLRRKMARQAARMVLPNATETALVMTGNFRAWRHFIRMRASRYADVEIRKVAIAVLKELQKVAPAVFGDFKTVPLPDGTEEAVSEYQWE